GGTTGCCTCGCTTGAAAAAAAACTTCTTGTGTGCCATTGCATAGTTTTCTTTTCCACTTCGTGTGTAGACAAAGATTTTCTATAGTTTCTTATTATTTCtaatttattataattatagcAATGTTTCCAGAACTTGTGTGTAAAGAGTGGACAGAATTGTTGGTACCAAGCTTGCTAAAGATATATGTGGCAAATAATTCACATTTATctcatttaatttattattgttaatgcatattatgtacCATGCATTATATATACGTGCATATGCATACacacgcatatatatatatatatatatatatatatatatatatatatatatatatatatatatatatatatatatatatatatgcaatttcaaaaaataaccTGACATAATAATTTTGTCAATTGTTTTATGGGTTACTGAAGCCAGTGTTTATGACATCCAACTACCCATTGATTTATGTTTCTCATATTAAATCCATCTTGCTGTTTCTCATGATTTTTACTATATCAGTTGGCACTAATATTACTTTTGCCATGTCTTCCACaagattctttttttaaaaaattctttcGCCTCTAAAGCCCTACTCACAGTTTGACCAAATTCACTTGTTATTTGGACGTGCTGCTTAGCAATATACATTGATACACCTAGAGAGGTAAGGAAACAAAAGATGATAAATGTTTTCATTGTTTTGAACTATCAAAAGTTTTGCTAATTATCGTCAAAACCTTCCAAGGAAGTGCTCTTATGTGTAATGTTGGACAAATAATCTATCCATATTCACTGTAGGGTTTCTAATTTGCTCCTTAAACTTGCTGCTGATTGGTAGTATGTGTTTTTTTTCAGGTATTGATGCATGGCCTGGGAAGCAAATTCACAGCCACAACTATCGTGCCCCGAAGCCATTCATTGACCAAGTATGCATTCAGCTAAATTTCCCTAAAGATTTATTCTCACACAAAACATCATCTAGAATATGTATATTGGGGGAAATCACCTATAAGAAGTCATTACAACATCCTAGATCAAGGTTTGCCGTCTAGGTAATGACCTCATGCtagtaccatcctattacaaCATCGGCACGTCTGACATGGGGCCAGTTAGGATTAGAGGTGCAAATAGGTCGGGTCGGTTAATAAGTGACCCTAACTCAACCAGTTTTGTTATTAGGGtcccaatttggatccaaacccgacccgacccgatccgacccggtttcTTGTTTGGATTCTAACTCAGACCCGACTTGATAGAAGATCTGGTCGAGTCAGATCCACAACTATAATTTTTGACTCAACGGGTCATTCGAGTTGGGTCGGATCTATGTATAACTCGGATCCAACACAAAATATTTGGGTTCGGTTTGGGTCAACCCATCCATGGTTTCAGAACTTGTGTTTACATCCCCGTAGACTGCagcccaaataattttacagatttgGATAGGATCGGATCAGGTCGTAGGATTGAAAACATCAAATTAGCCAAATTTTAAATGGGTCAGGTCACGTTGGGTTGGATCTAAATCCAATAAACCCATATCCGACCTAAAAAATAAAAcgagtccaattttaggactcgACCCGGCCCATAGATCCTTCAAAACGGATTGAGTTGGGTCTAAGCAGGTCGGATCATGGGTCAAACCGACCTATTTACACCCTTAGTTAGGACGTAACGAGTATTGATACATACTCTATATTGTACGGCTGTTTCGTATCgatatggtacggtacggtCGGTATATACTGATACTGACTGGTACAACAAATTTTGTCCTAAATAGATAATACTATCTTGATCTAGCTCGAAAAGATCTACAAACTGTAACCACTGTCATGTCGGACCCTTTATGTTTTTGACAGGTGGTTGTTATAATTGGGAGCTCAACTAGTGCTCATGACATTTCAAGGGACATCTCTGGATCTGCTAAAGAGGTTCATATTGCAAGTAGATCAGCACTTGTCGGAACTCCCAATAAGCTGCCTGGTTATGGTAATGTGTGGCTTCATTCCATGGTAAATATTCTTTCCCCTGGTGAGTCACGTGAGGGAGAATCGGGGTGATCGTGTCCATTGAGTGTGATATTCTGAATGTAGATAAGAAGTTCTAATGCCGGTTGAATTATCACAGGTAGAAAGGGCTAATGAAGATGGTCATGTGGTGTTTCAAGACGGCAGTTCAGTCCATGTTGATGTCATTATACATTGTACTGGGTATGCATACAGACATTTGTTGAGAATTCAATTCCTATAAAATCTTTAATTTTGGGTGAGGGGTGGATCAGCAAAGTTGATTATACAGCAGAGGGTAATAAAAATCTTTAAAAATTAAAGAGAATAGATGGTGGGCTGTTCACATTGTTTAGCATTTTAATTCTTTTTTCtatttcctatttcttcttttttttggtaggtCGGTTGCTCAAACGGCTCTCACACGAGCACAGCCAGCTACATCACTAAAGTTGCTGAAAGTTGTGGAAATGCTTGTTTTCGTTTTGCTGTTTGTTTGCTATTTGTTTTCTTTGCTGGATAAATCTCGACTTATTTTGACAACATGCctcaaccctttttttttttttttcaaaaattatgacGGTTATTGTGGAAGAAGTATATAGTGCTTAGAAAAGACATGCACTAATTTATGTACGGGTTTTTACGTTAAAAACATTCATAGACAAACTGAAAGTGCGGCATGATGTAAGCTTTAGCTAGTTTTACTTCTGCTGCTTACACATCTGATCAGCTAAGCATGTGATCTTATATTGTTTCAGTGATTTCAAGATATGCTAGTCTGGCACTTATAAATAAGTTTCATAAGGACAATATTTGGATGGTATTTTTCTTATGATATTccacttttctttattttctttcaggTACAGGTATAGTTTTCCTTTCCTCAAGACCAATGGTATTGTGAATGTGGATGACAATCGTGTAGGGCCTCTCTATAAGCACATTTTCCCCCCAGAGCTGGCCCCATGCCTTTCCTTCATTGGAATACCACAGAAGGTGTACTTCATAGATATTTTTCTGCTTCTTTTTCCGGAGATTCCTTCTAAGGCACTGTAATGTTTAACATGATCATAACCTTGGTGCCAGGTGCTCCCTTTTCCCACGTTTGAACTGCAAAGCAAGTGGGTAGCAGGTGTTTTATCAGGACGGATCGCACTTCCAACCCAGGAGGAAATGATGGAAGATGTGAAAGCCTTTTACTTGCAAATGGAAGTTGATGGATGGCCCAAAAGATACACACATAACCTCTCAAAATTTCAGGTACTTATGCATACGGACAATCATTGAGCTGTTGAAATTTCTAAAGAACCTGGCATTATTAGAATAATGACATGAGTCTCAGGGATCGCAAATGGATTCGGGTACCATTCTTATTGCCACTTTCATGATCTTTTCTATGGGTAGGACTACTGTGAGCGGTCTAAACTTCgacctttctctctttcttcattttcaaAAAGGGGAGGAGATATACTATTGCTATAGTATGCTGCAAATTCATTTACAGGCTTTTATCAGAGTTCTTCCTGTCAGGAATCTCAATAAAGGAAAACGAatgttaagaaaaagaaagcttttAGGATTAGCAAAGATAACCTGCTGTTTCGTAAAATCTTGTGCATGATCCcgttttttttctatttctaaGCGTCTAAAGCTCTTATCCTGGCTAATATATAGCATTAAGTgaatttttgagaaaatgtagTTAGTATGAGTTAACTTTAATCAAAATATACATACCATTAGGTAGTCATCAAAATGAGAATGCAGAGAACACCCAGTCGGTGGCATGGAAAATGTTGGCCCTCTGCAACATTTTCCAGGTCTCCTGAACCCACTTGCTTTCCAATGTTGCAGTTTGAGTACCTCGACTGGCTTGCCCATGAATGCGGGTACCCGGCCGTGGAGGAGTGGAGGAAGCAGATGTTTGTGGAAAATACGAAGTACAGGAGAGACCATCCAGAGAGCTTCCGAGATGAATGGGATGACGATCATTTAGTTGCAGAGGCACATAGAGATTTTCAAAAGTTTTTATGACCGCATGTTGTTTTTGACAATTGTTTCACTTATTAATAGCTATTTgtagaaatatgtatttttttgagctttttttttaattaaaatggaTGTATCATACAGTACGGGTACAGATCcaaccaaaaattttaaaaaaatatagatctTGGAGTGCACTAGGCAACTCCCTCTCCTCAACCCAAATAGTACCTCCGAAGTGGTTGGCCACATACGAGGCCACTCGGCTACCTTCGTCCCCACACGGACCAACCCCTCACCGACGCTTGTGCCCTCGGTAGAGCCCGATCCATCCCCCATCACCACCATCTTCGCATTGTACCAGGTATCAGCCCCTTCTCCACTCCCAACAGGGGCTCACCCACCTTCCCCTCGAGTTGGGCTGGCCAATCATCTACACCATAACCACCATCATGGCCGGACGCTTTCCCTATCACGACCGCCAAGAGCTTCCTCACCATCGAGGAGTGGTCCGATTGCTTGACTGCCCCGTGGGGGATCGGCTAGCCGACTGCTGGGCGCATCGTCCTTGGTCGTCACCCTGACAACCCCCTTCCTCGGCTCGGACTCTTGAGGACCCATGTTTGTGCCACCCGGGATGCCGACGCACAACACCTCACCTTTGGAGGCTGACCTAGGGGCCCTGCCACCTCCCCCCCCCCGGTGGAGGCCCGGATGGGGGTGGGGGTCACCATGGCCCAGGCGGAGCCGGCGCCAAATCGTCCGCTGGGGAGGGCAGGCCCTCCCGCTCCTGAAGTTGTGGCTGGATGCTCGGCCCAGACTCCCGAGCTGCCCCACAACGGTCTGGCCTAGATCCACGCTGGTGGAGTTGGCCGGGGTTCTGGGCCGCTTATTTGACAGGCCAACGTCTGCCATGTGAATTTCTGGGGCTGCTCGCACCCAGTGCCGAACTCACCTTTGCCGGCCGACCTATCCTTGGGCAGGGACCGATGCCTAGCCACATTCGTTGGTTTCTGCCACCCATCCGAATTCGGCGATGAGCCAGGGGAGCTCAAACAATTAGGTGGTGAGTGCGGCCTCGAGGACGACGACTCGGAAGTCGACTCAATCACCTTCCTCGGACGCGGCGGCCCCTTCGCCACCCGCGGTGGCTGGATCCAGTGGCCACAAGCCATGGCCCAAAGGTCGGCCGCCCCGTGTCCTCTCCAAAACTAGTTCCCGGCTCCCAACGGGAGGCGCCGGTCTCCATCACCATGGGCGTCCGATCCAGCCCGTCCTCCTCCAACGCCGGCGGTGGAAATGTCCAGGATTCCTCCACGTGCCTGATCCGTGAACCCATCGACGACAATCGCCTAACCCGCCACCATCGCGATCTGAGGCACTGTCTTGCTTGACCAGTACTCCACTCGGAGATGTGGCATTCGGAACTAGACCCCTGCCATTTTGACAGCGTCCTGCCCTATCACAAAATCAGGAGCTCAAAGCTCCTTGGCAAGCAGCTGGCCCACCACCACCCATGGCCCGTCGGTCAACACCCGATCCCTGTTAGTCAACGACTTGAATCGGAGGACCAGATGGTCGTCGGTGAGCGACACCACCTTGGCCTCCGTCTTCGTCCGAGCGGTGACATCCTTCGCCACTCATTCCGCCAGCACCCAATGACTCAAGTTCCGGATCACCACCGCTTGGTCCTCCCATTCCCGTTGCGAAGCCTTGTACGGGTTCTCTGGTAGCTCGAGGACCACTGAGAGCAGGCATTGGAGCTTCTCCACCTCCACCTTTGAAACGGGATGCATGGCCCATCCACCCAGCCTCGCCCAACTACTCGTCACCTTTTTCCAAGCCGGTGGGTGGCTTGAACTTGAAGATATATATGCCGTTTCTTCTTGGGTTTAGTACATGGCTTAATTTCTATGTGACTCACTTCCATTGCCTCGTAATATCGCCTTCTGTATAAGTGGAATATTTCTTATGGCGGTGCACCGGAGGTCCTCCGCCAGGTTCCTTCAGACCATTTTCGAGTTCATCTGGAGCAGTGTACAAAAACATGTATCACGGATGCACGGAAACTCTCCTACCACCGGACCCCGCTCTAAAAGTCACATTCCAAAAAACTTTATCATCGAGAAAAATACCGAACGATTTGACTAATTCACCATTCCCTGCTTTCCTCTGACCACTTCGCCACGTGGGATTCCGTGCCCACCCTTTCTCGAGCGTTGATCGATTAATGCCATACTTTTCTTGAGCCGTTCATTCGTCCAATAGCAATACCCCGCCGCGCTACGGAGTATGTCCTTATTTTCCTCAGAATTTCCCGCTTCCCGTTCCAACAGTCCCGGTCTTTTTCATCAATACATCCGCCCGAGCCCAGTTCCTTCCCTCCATGTGTCACTGACCACATGCTCAGGTCGCTCTTGTATCTCCACAAAAGCCCCTCTTCTTCCCCGAAACCACCCCCCCAACCGTAATTTCTACCGGACATTCCCGTAATTTTTCCAAATATGGAGGTCGTCCTTCCATCAAATCCCAAACGGGTCAGAAATATGCGGCGATCCGCCCGGTCCTCCTTACACGTTGCGCCCAACTACCCATATTCGGACCCTCCCTCCTCTCGTCCTCCgccatttcttcttttcttttccctgctcTTCATCTCCTTCTCTTCCCACAATAACCGTCGTCTCCCGATCCTTCTCTCCCTCTTTAAAAATGAGCGGCTTCCAGCGATTCGACCTCCTCGAtccttcttcgtcttcttcttctctcttctacaGAGAGACCTCCTTGTTCTCCCGGccaagagctctcttcctcATTCCCTCCCCTTCGCGGACGCCGTCGAGCTCGTCGAGGAGCACCTCGGCCTGAACCCTAGCCCAAGCCCCCTTGATCTCCCCCTCCAATGCCTACAGCCTACTCCCCTTCCCTCCGTCCATCTCCccgctcggcttcttcttcttttttttttttttttttttttgctaaaacaaaaaaaaaaggcggtGAGGAGACCTCATCACCTGCGTAGcaacccccactgggccccttTCTGCGCAGACCTAATTCAAGGTAACCCTTCTTTGAAACACTTTGGTATTGCTTCTAGATCAGAATACAAATGATGAATTAGAGCACATGGAGCCATCTTATTATTTTCCTGTAAAGAAAAATATGGTGGACTAACTGATCTTTACATCAGTTTATGAAAGAGCCCCATgcagccaccaaggtggtagcccagttggaacggggcgtttgcttccaaccaagtggttccaggttcgaaacgcacgggcgtcgattaaattcggggaccggatgc
Above is a genomic segment from Phoenix dactylifera cultivar Barhee BC4 chromosome 2, palm_55x_up_171113_PBpolish2nd_filt_p, whole genome shotgun sequence containing:
- the LOC103705156 gene encoding flavin-containing monooxygenase FMO GS-OX-like 3, with protein sequence MPSSSPLAPRHLPSASLHPKTRRRVAVLGAGASGLVSARELRREGQRVVILERGGSVGGTWVYTPAVESDPLSLDPGREVVQSSLYESLRTNIPRESMGFLDYPFVARHRRGNGNGKGDPRRFPGHPEVLRYLEDFARDFDLYGLVRFWTEVGQVEREKDGRWAVRSRRVRGGDGGDESEVYDAVVVCNGHYTEPRVADIPGIDAWPGKQIHSHNYRAPKPFIDQVVVIIGSSTSAHDISRDISGSAKEVHIASRSALVGTPNKLPGYGNVWLHSMVERANEDGHVVFQDGSSVHVDVIIHCTGYRYSFPFLKTNGIVNVDDNRVGPLYKHIFPPELAPCLSFIGIPQKVLPFPTFELQSKWVAGVLSGRIALPTQEEMMEDVKAFYLQMEVDGWPKRYTHNLSKFQFEYLDWLAHECGYPAVEEWRKQMFVENTKYRRDHPESFRDEWDDDHLVAEAHRDFQKFL